A window of the Pontibacillus yanchengensis genome harbors these coding sequences:
- a CDS encoding ATP-dependent RecD-like DNA helicase: MEKQMEEQFKTEKGFIKGELIRMIYHNEDEHFSIALIHIVETNESIEESEIVVKGHFTRLDEKEHYIFYGDLIHHPKFGEQYNVEHYQKEIPTSKEGVVLYLSSDLFYGIGKRTAERIVGVLGEQAIPKILQDPSVLQDVPYMKQEKADQLVADLKEHQGFEHIVISLSEYGFGLQMAQKIYETYQDRALEILQENPYQFVFDINGFGFKRADEVAAKHNIAFDHPTRIQAACLYTLNEWSQQGNVFAPYDVLVEEVQNVLNNDSSSVTSDVISREINQLAEEEKLIQEEGNIYLPSLYYAESGFAEQLHRLLMGEVEEEYSQAELMKVVGEIEDEEEISYGKEQFDAIEKALHSNLMILTGGPGTGKTTVIKGIVTAYAKLNRKSLKPADYDAEESFPFLLTAPTGRAAKRMNESTGIPAVTIHRLLGWNGGETFERDQDHQLDGKILIIDEFSMVDIWLANQLFRAIPSDMQVLLVGDEDQLPSVGPGQVLSDLLTTNLIPATQLQEVYRQKEGSKIIQLAHDMKQGRCNAQSLAKAKDFNFISCVEHQVLHVIQTVYEKAMEKGHRLKDIQILAPMYRSKIGIHRLNQEIQQLANPPSRQKREMKTKEVIYRTGDKVIQLVNQPESGVYNGDIGEIAAIFKEDETKEQKEKLVVSFEGKEVEYSRKDLTQLMHAYCTSIHKSQGSEFSIVILPVVRSYSRMLRRNLLYTAVTRSKRSLIICGDEQAFRRGVETVDTNRRYTSLHERMDVLFNQIPTDDNENEEELSPYDFM; this comes from the coding sequence ATGGAAAAGCAAATGGAAGAACAATTCAAAACCGAAAAAGGATTTATTAAAGGAGAGCTCATCCGTATGATTTATCATAATGAGGATGAGCACTTTTCCATTGCCTTAATACATATTGTAGAAACGAATGAATCCATTGAAGAAAGCGAAATTGTCGTCAAAGGTCATTTCACTCGTCTAGATGAGAAAGAACATTACATTTTTTATGGGGACCTAATCCACCATCCTAAATTCGGTGAACAATATAATGTAGAACATTATCAAAAAGAAATCCCTACCTCAAAAGAAGGGGTCGTCCTGTATTTATCAAGTGATTTGTTTTATGGGATTGGAAAAAGGACTGCGGAACGAATTGTTGGTGTTCTTGGTGAACAAGCAATACCAAAAATTCTTCAAGACCCGTCTGTTTTACAAGATGTTCCTTATATGAAGCAAGAAAAAGCAGATCAACTAGTGGCAGATCTTAAAGAGCATCAGGGGTTTGAACATATCGTTATTTCGCTTTCTGAATATGGCTTTGGTTTACAGATGGCACAAAAGATTTACGAAACGTATCAAGATCGAGCTTTAGAAATCTTACAAGAAAATCCATATCAATTTGTTTTTGATATAAATGGGTTTGGTTTCAAACGTGCTGATGAAGTGGCAGCTAAACACAACATAGCCTTTGATCATCCAACACGTATTCAGGCCGCGTGCCTTTACACTCTAAATGAATGGTCTCAACAGGGGAATGTGTTCGCACCCTACGATGTGTTAGTTGAGGAAGTTCAAAACGTGTTAAATAATGACAGTTCTTCGGTTACATCTGACGTTATTTCCCGTGAAATTAATCAGCTTGCTGAAGAAGAAAAATTAATTCAAGAGGAAGGGAATATATATTTACCTTCCCTTTACTATGCTGAGTCAGGTTTTGCTGAGCAATTGCATCGGCTATTAATGGGGGAAGTGGAAGAAGAGTATTCCCAAGCAGAATTAATGAAAGTTGTTGGAGAAATTGAAGATGAGGAAGAAATCAGCTATGGGAAGGAGCAATTTGACGCAATTGAAAAAGCGCTACATTCAAATTTAATGATTCTAACAGGTGGTCCAGGAACTGGAAAAACAACCGTCATAAAAGGAATTGTAACTGCTTATGCAAAATTAAATCGTAAATCGTTAAAACCTGCTGATTACGATGCTGAAGAATCCTTTCCGTTTTTACTAACAGCTCCTACTGGACGTGCTGCGAAACGAATGAATGAATCTACAGGCATACCTGCTGTTACCATTCATCGATTATTAGGTTGGAATGGTGGAGAAACGTTTGAGCGAGACCAGGATCATCAATTAGATGGAAAGATTCTTATTATCGATGAATTTTCCATGGTGGATATTTGGTTAGCCAATCAGTTATTTAGGGCTATTCCTTCAGATATGCAAGTGTTACTCGTTGGAGATGAGGATCAGTTGCCTTCTGTAGGACCTGGTCAAGTTCTCTCTGATCTTCTTACAACGAACTTAATTCCTGCCACACAGCTCCAAGAAGTATATCGTCAAAAAGAAGGGTCAAAAATTATTCAGCTAGCCCATGATATGAAGCAAGGAAGATGTAATGCACAATCACTGGCTAAAGCAAAAGACTTTAATTTTATTTCTTGCGTAGAGCATCAAGTACTTCATGTTATTCAGACCGTGTATGAAAAAGCAATGGAAAAAGGGCACAGGTTAAAGGATATACAAATTTTGGCTCCCATGTATCGATCGAAAATTGGCATTCATCGACTCAATCAAGAAATCCAACAATTAGCTAACCCTCCTAGTCGGCAGAAAAGAGAAATGAAAACCAAAGAAGTCATTTATCGAACTGGTGACAAGGTCATTCAACTTGTTAATCAGCCAGAATCTGGAGTTTATAATGGAGATATAGGTGAAATCGCTGCAATCTTTAAAGAAGATGAGACAAAGGAACAAAAGGAAAAGCTTGTGGTGTCGTTTGAAGGTAAGGAAGTTGAATATTCACGTAAAGATTTAACTCAATTGATGCATGCGTATTGTACCTCCATACATAAATCCCAAGGCAGTGAATTCTCGATTGTGATTTTACCTGTTGTAAGAAGCTACTCAAGAATGTTGCGTCGTAATTTACTTTATACAGCTGTGACGCGAAGTAAGAGGTCTCTCATTATTTGTGGAGATGAACAAGCCTTCCGACGTGGTGTGGAAACAGTTGATACCAATCGTCGTTACACTTCTTTACATGAACGTATGGATGTTTTATTTAACCAAATCCCAACAGATGACAATGAAAATGAGGAAGAACTTTCCCCTTATGACTTTATGTGA
- a CDS encoding DUF2797 domain-containing protein, translating to MHCPNCNRKDIGKIGSNQYYCWNCFIELSITDNKVHVHQVEEDGSLSSLDDLFGEEEQAAQW from the coding sequence ATGCATTGTCCAAATTGTAATCGTAAAGATATCGGTAAGATTGGAAGTAATCAATACTATTGCTGGAACTGTTTCATTGAGCTTTCTATTACAGATAATAAAGTTCATGTTCATCAGGTAGAAGAAGATGGTTCCCTAAGCTCTCTCGATGATTTATTTGGAGAAGAAGAACAAGCAGCCCAATGGTAA
- a CDS encoding YrzQ family protein, which produces MNRTFTSLAALGVGAALYSRRRRRGKNNNFFSQKSMKRMRKRVRKAFE; this is translated from the coding sequence ATGAATAGAACATTCACATCTCTTGCAGCTCTTGGGGTAGGTGCCGCACTATACTCGAGGAGAAGACGAAGAGGTAAGAATAATAATTTCTTTTCTCAAAAATCAATGAAGCGTATGCGAAAGAGAGTACGAAAAGCATTTGAATAA
- a CDS encoding AI-2E family transporter, with protein MDSQQQGTTMKWIYRSILTLLVLLIVFLLMKLYPFYEAFLQIILTLLIPFIISMFLAYLLHPIVEALHEQHLPRWLAIMIIYLFFFGGVGYVVYKTYPVFLKQLKDLIHNIPGFVDTYRTWIYSLYEKTSFLPETVHDRMDSILLNVERMGEDAVASIGTKLTGVFDVVIIIAVIPVLVFYMLKDFPIMRNLLWQFTPSKYRNEGKEVLSEIDRSLGGYIRGQLLVCFFVGMISILMLWLIGMKYPLVLGGIMGITNVIPYFGPILGAIPALIISFTMGIKMVLLVGIIVLIVQIIEGNLLSPFIVGKSLHIHPVLIILALLVGEEVAGIIGMIVAVPVLTIIRVILHHIRLHRHKV; from the coding sequence TTGGATAGTCAACAACAGGGTACAACAATGAAGTGGATTTATCGAAGCATCTTAACGTTATTAGTCCTGTTAATTGTCTTCTTACTCATGAAGTTATACCCTTTCTATGAAGCTTTTTTACAAATTATCTTAACGTTATTGATACCATTTATTATTTCCATGTTTCTTGCCTATTTACTTCATCCTATAGTAGAAGCACTTCATGAGCAACATTTGCCAAGATGGTTAGCGATTATGATCATTTATCTTTTCTTCTTTGGTGGAGTTGGATATGTTGTTTATAAAACATATCCGGTTTTTTTGAAACAGTTAAAGGATTTAATTCATAATATTCCTGGGTTTGTGGACACTTATCGAACGTGGATTTATAGTCTGTATGAAAAAACGTCTTTTTTACCAGAAACGGTTCATGATCGTATGGACAGCATCCTCTTAAATGTGGAAAGAATGGGTGAAGACGCAGTAGCTTCTATTGGTACTAAGTTGACAGGAGTATTTGATGTTGTCATTATCATTGCTGTCATTCCAGTTTTAGTTTTTTATATGCTAAAAGACTTTCCAATTATGAGAAATTTGTTATGGCAGTTCACACCTTCAAAGTACAGAAATGAAGGTAAAGAAGTGTTGAGTGAAATTGATAGGAGCCTAGGGGGATACATTCGTGGACAATTACTTGTTTGTTTCTTCGTAGGAATGATTTCTATTCTAATGTTATGGCTGATTGGTATGAAATATCCCCTTGTTTTAGGTGGAATAATGGGTATAACAAATGTTATTCCTTATTTCGGACCTATTTTAGGAGCTATACCAGCATTGATTATTTCGTTTACGATGGGAATAAAAATGGTCTTATTAGTAGGCATAATTGTGTTGATTGTACAGATTATAGAAGGAAATTTACTTTCTCCTTTTATAGTAGGGAAGAGTTTGCACATTCATCCTGTCCTCATTATTTTAGCATTATTAGTTGGCGAAGAGGTGGCAGGTATTATCGGAATGATTGTAGCCGTTCCAGTGCTTACTATAATTCGGGTAATCTTACATCACATTCGATTACATCGTCACAAGGTTTGA
- the alaS gene encoding alanine--tRNA ligase, with protein sequence MKTLTSAQVRQMFLDFFKEKGHSVEPSASLVPHEDPTLLWINSGVATLKKYFDGRVIPDNPRIVNAQKSIRTNDIENVGKTARHHTFFEMLGNFSIGDYFKEEAIELGWEFLTSPDWIGFEPARLSVTVHPEDDEAYEIWRDKVGVDEERIIRLEENFWDIGEGPSGPNTEIFYDRGEEYGNDPKDPELYPGGENERYLEIWNLVFSQFNHNPDDTYTPLPKKNIDTGMGLERIVSVIQDTPTNFETDLFKPIIEQTEQFADGKYGEDPEKDVAYKVIADHIRTVTFAIGDGALPSNEGRGYVLRRLLRRAVRFAKQIGIQKPFMYHLVPHVAEIMEDFYPEVKEKQDFITNVMKTEEDRFHETLNDGLSRLTDIIKQETEKGKNVFPGTEVFRLYDTYGFPKELTEEYVHDAGFILDEEGFQQEMERQRERARNARQKVDSMSVQEGVLGEVTVESDFVGYNEIETYTTITELVKQKAFASEAHEGEEVYLFLEQTPFYAESGGQIADKGWIQTEEATLAVQDVQTAPNGQNLHHAIVQEGAIRKGDQVKASVERSSRSHTVKNHTATHLLHQALKDVLGDHVNQAGSMVSPDRLRFDFSHFGSVTTEELEQIETIVNEKVWESIPVAIDYHSLDEAKEMGAMALFGEKYGDTVRVVKMNDYSVELCGGCHVMNTAEVGLFKIVSESGIGAGTRRIEAVTGKGAYQFMNGKQQILHQAADLLKTKPENVPERIEGLYQEMKDIQRAKDSYAAKLANMEASSILDQFEEVEGVHLLAKQVDVSDMNALRNMVDDVKQKMTSGIIILSAVNDGKVQLAAGVSKDLIEQGYHAGNLIKEVATRCGGGGGGRPDMAQAGGKNPEQVEEALSYAKTYVESVSSSQ encoded by the coding sequence ATGAAAACATTAACTTCTGCACAAGTTCGCCAAATGTTCTTAGATTTCTTCAAAGAAAAAGGGCATAGTGTCGAGCCGAGTGCATCCTTAGTCCCTCATGAGGACCCTACATTACTATGGATTAATAGTGGTGTTGCTACACTGAAAAAATATTTTGATGGACGAGTTATTCCTGATAACCCACGTATTGTAAATGCACAAAAATCAATTCGTACCAACGATATTGAGAATGTGGGAAAAACCGCCCGACATCATACTTTTTTTGAAATGCTAGGGAATTTCTCTATTGGTGACTATTTTAAAGAAGAAGCAATTGAACTAGGGTGGGAATTTTTAACGAGTCCTGACTGGATTGGGTTTGAACCAGCACGCTTAAGTGTGACGGTTCATCCAGAAGATGATGAAGCCTATGAAATCTGGAGAGATAAAGTTGGTGTGGACGAGGAACGAATCATCCGTTTGGAAGAGAACTTTTGGGACATCGGTGAAGGTCCAAGTGGTCCAAATACAGAGATTTTCTATGACCGCGGAGAAGAATATGGTAATGATCCAAAAGATCCTGAGCTATACCCAGGTGGAGAGAATGAGCGTTACTTAGAAATATGGAACTTGGTATTTTCTCAGTTCAATCATAATCCAGATGATACGTACACCCCTCTTCCTAAGAAAAACATTGATACAGGCATGGGATTAGAAAGAATTGTATCGGTTATACAAGATACTCCGACAAACTTTGAAACAGATTTGTTTAAACCAATCATCGAGCAAACAGAACAATTTGCAGATGGAAAGTATGGAGAGGATCCTGAAAAAGATGTAGCGTATAAAGTGATTGCGGACCATATCCGAACAGTGACCTTTGCTATAGGGGATGGTGCTTTACCTTCCAATGAGGGAAGGGGCTATGTTCTACGTCGTCTCTTAAGAAGAGCAGTTCGTTTTGCTAAACAAATTGGAATACAAAAGCCATTTATGTATCATCTAGTACCTCATGTAGCGGAGATTATGGAGGACTTCTACCCGGAAGTAAAAGAAAAGCAAGACTTCATCACAAATGTAATGAAAACCGAGGAAGATCGTTTCCATGAAACGCTGAATGATGGCCTTTCTAGATTAACAGATATCATTAAACAGGAAACCGAAAAAGGGAAGAATGTCTTTCCGGGTACTGAAGTATTCCGTCTATACGACACATATGGATTTCCAAAAGAACTGACGGAAGAATACGTCCACGATGCAGGCTTTATTTTAGATGAAGAAGGCTTTCAACAAGAAATGGAACGCCAGCGTGAGCGTGCCCGCAACGCTAGACAAAAAGTGGATTCTATGAGCGTTCAAGAAGGTGTACTAGGTGAAGTAACTGTAGAAAGTGACTTTGTAGGGTACAATGAAATAGAGACATACACTACTATTACAGAACTTGTGAAACAGAAAGCCTTTGCTTCAGAAGCTCATGAAGGGGAAGAGGTTTACCTTTTCCTAGAACAAACACCATTCTATGCTGAAAGTGGTGGACAGATTGCTGACAAAGGTTGGATTCAAACAGAAGAAGCGACATTGGCTGTTCAAGATGTACAAACAGCGCCTAATGGGCAAAATCTACACCACGCAATCGTTCAAGAAGGAGCCATTCGTAAGGGAGATCAAGTGAAGGCTAGCGTAGAGCGTTCTTCTCGTTCCCATACAGTGAAAAACCATACAGCTACCCATTTGTTGCATCAAGCTCTTAAAGATGTGTTAGGAGACCACGTTAATCAGGCAGGTTCAATGGTTTCACCAGATCGTTTACGTTTTGACTTCTCCCATTTTGGTTCTGTCACAACAGAAGAGCTAGAACAGATTGAAACCATTGTGAATGAAAAAGTATGGGAATCTATACCTGTAGCAATCGACTACCACTCTTTAGATGAAGCAAAAGAGATGGGGGCCATGGCACTCTTTGGTGAAAAATATGGAGATACCGTACGTGTTGTGAAAATGAATGATTACTCTGTTGAACTTTGTGGTGGTTGCCACGTTATGAACACAGCGGAAGTAGGGTTGTTTAAGATTGTGTCTGAGTCTGGTATTGGTGCTGGTACACGTCGTATAGAAGCTGTTACAGGTAAAGGCGCATACCAGTTTATGAACGGGAAGCAACAAATTCTCCATCAGGCTGCCGACTTATTGAAAACAAAACCAGAAAACGTACCGGAACGTATTGAAGGATTGTATCAGGAAATGAAAGATATCCAACGTGCGAAAGACTCCTATGCAGCAAAACTTGCTAATATGGAAGCTTCCTCCATTCTTGATCAGTTTGAAGAAGTAGAAGGGGTACACTTGCTAGCCAAGCAAGTCGACGTCTCTGATATGAATGCATTACGTAATATGGTAGATGATGTAAAACAAAAAATGACATCTGGTATTATTATCCTTTCAGCCGTAAATGATGGGAAAGTACAACTTGCAGCTGGTGTTTCAAAAGATTTAATCGAACAAGGATATCATGCAGGTAATTTAATCAAAGAAGTCGCTACACGCTGTGGAGGCGGCGGCGGAGGTCGTCCAGACATGGCTCAAGCAGGGGGTAAAAACCCTGAACAAGTCGAAGAAGCACTTTCCTATGCAAAAACATATGTTGAATCTGTTTCTTCGAGCCAATAA
- a CDS encoding IreB family regulatory phosphoprotein, which produces MSSMDKTMKFNFAEEPFDDNVKEVLLSVHEALKEKGYNPINQIVGYLLSGDPAYIPRHQDARNMIRKIERDELIEELVKFYLEQQQQQEE; this is translated from the coding sequence ATGAGTTCCATGGACAAGACCATGAAATTTAATTTCGCAGAAGAACCATTTGATGATAACGTCAAAGAGGTATTACTTTCTGTTCATGAAGCGTTAAAAGAAAAAGGCTATAATCCTATCAATCAAATTGTAGGATATCTTTTATCAGGGGATCCAGCTTATATCCCTCGTCATCAAGATGCGCGAAATATGATTCGTAAAATAGAACGTGATGAGCTAATCGAAGAATTAGTCAAATTTTATCTTGAACAACAACAGCAACAAGAGGAGTAA
- the ruvX gene encoding Holliday junction resolvase RuvX, which yields MKIIGLDVGEKTIGLAVSDAFGWTAQGITTLYWEEGDYEKAFKELDPYMKYHEVERLVVGLPKNMNGTIGERGEACQEFAEKLREYYNLPVDLWDERLTTMAAERVLLDADMSRGKRKKVIDKMAAVIILQGYLDSKG from the coding sequence ATGAAGATAATCGGGTTAGACGTTGGAGAAAAAACGATAGGCCTCGCAGTAAGCGATGCATTTGGTTGGACTGCACAAGGCATTACAACACTTTACTGGGAAGAAGGCGACTATGAAAAAGCTTTTAAAGAACTAGACCCATACATGAAATACCATGAAGTGGAAAGGCTAGTTGTTGGACTCCCGAAAAACATGAATGGTACGATAGGCGAACGTGGAGAAGCTTGTCAGGAGTTCGCGGAGAAGCTTCGAGAATATTACAACCTCCCAGTAGACCTATGGGACGAGCGTTTAACGACGATGGCTGCTGAACGGGTTTTATTAGATGCAGACATGAGTCGTGGCAAACGAAAAAAAGTAATTGATAAAATGGCAGCTGTAATTATTCTACAGGGCTATTTAGATTCGAAAGGATAG
- a CDS encoding DUF1292 domain-containing protein — protein MALEEKERIIIPDENGEEHLFEVLFKFDVDQTGHSYIAVVPVEQQETEEVEVFAFRYEEKDDDEDDLALYQIETDEEWEMVEEVLNTFTEDDE, from the coding sequence ATGGCACTAGAAGAAAAAGAGCGCATTATTATCCCAGATGAAAACGGGGAAGAACATTTATTTGAAGTATTATTTAAATTTGATGTAGACCAGACAGGTCACTCTTACATCGCTGTTGTTCCAGTAGAGCAACAAGAGACAGAAGAAGTAGAAGTATTTGCATTCCGTTATGAAGAAAAAGATGATGATGAAGACGATCTAGCCCTTTATCAAATTGAAACAGATGAAGAATGGGAAATGGTTGAGGAAGTATTAAATACCTTCACAGAAGATGACGAATAA